CTACGAAAGCAGCGACGGCACGACGCCCATGTTCACGGAAACGCTCTAGCGCCCGCTGAACGCCGTCACACGTCGACGATCACTTCGAAGCCGCCGTAGATCAGCCGCTTGCCGTCGAACGGCATCGTCATCACATCCGGTTGAAGACGCGGATCGGCCATCACCTTGCTCATGCCTTCGTCGCGCTTCGCGCGCGAAGGCCAGACGACCCACGAGAATACGACTACTTCGTCCGGCTCGCGCTTGACGGCCAGCGGGAACGACGTGAGCTTGCCTTCAGGCACGTCGTCACCCCAGCATTCGACGACGTTCAGCGCGCCGTACTCCTTGAACACGCCCGCCGCCGTCTCGGCGTGCTTGCGGTAAACCTCGCGATTCTCGGCCTTCACTGCCACCACGAATCCATCCACGTAGTTCATTGCCGCCTCCTGTGCAAAGTCGTCAGATGCCGGGCATAAAAAGCACCGCTGCCCGGTTCTACACAGACGACGATCGACGCGACAGCAAATCGACAGCTTCGCGAAGATTTTCCTGTCCGAATGCGCGGCGGGCATGCACCGTATGCCGCGCCAATGTCATAATCCGCGCAGCATCTACACACGTTTTCAACATGGCGAGCCGGTTCCATCGGAAGATTGGCTGCATTCTCGGATTGCTTGCGATCCTGATGGCGGCGCTCGCACCTACCGTCTCGCAGGCCATTGCGGCGAGCCGCGGCGCGTACGATCCCGCCGCCGCGCTCTGCTCCGCCCAAACGGCCAGTCCCGCCGACACCCAAGAGGACGACACCGGCAATACGCACACGCTCGCCTCGCACTGGCACGCGTGCGGCTATTGCAGCCTGCTCGCGCATATTCCCGTGCTGCCCGCGTCGCCGTCGACGTTCGCGCTGACGGTCGCCGCGATCACGCAGCGCGTGGCGGTTCGGTTCGAAAGCGTCGCGCTCGTCACACCGTTCGAAAGCGCGCAGCCGCGCGCGCCGCCCGTGCATCTCTGAGTCGAACCCGCGTACCCGCAACGCCGTCACGGCGTTGCTGTTTTCGCGCATGCCGCGTTGCCGCTTTCCGGCGCGTACGCGGCCGGCGCGCGCTCTCACTCAGGATCACCTACATGAATACCCGACACGCCAGGCGCGGCACGCTGCCGTTCGCCGGCTGCATCCTTGCAGCCCTGCTCGTTCCGTCCATTTCTCATGCGCACGCCATTGCAGGCGACCGCGTCTTCCCCGCCACGATGGCCGTCGACGATCCGGGCGTCAGCGACGAACTCAATCTGGAATATGGCCACCAGCGCGTGCGCGGCGACGATGGCGACCAGAGCGTCAACAGCTTCAGCTTCGAATACGACAAGCTGATTACGCCGCGCCTCGCGGTGTCGATCGGAGGCGCCTATGTCGGGCAGAACAATCCGACCGCGCATGGCTTCGACAACTTCAGCGTCGGGCTCAAGTACCTGCTGTATGTGAACGAGGCGCACGAGTTCATGACGTCGGTCGGTGTGGACGCGGACCTGGGCGGCACGGGCAGCCACGCGATCGGCGAGAGCTTCTCGACCATCTCGCCGACGATCTTCGCCGGCAAGGGCTTCGGCGACCTGCCCGATTCGCTCGCGTATCTGCGCCCCATCGCGATCACAGGCGAAGCAGGACCCGCGTTGACGACGGGCGCGGGCCAGCCGAACGCGTTCAACTACGGCGTGACCGTGCAATACAGCCTGCCCTATTTGCAGCAGCACGTGCGCGACGTCGGCTTGCCGCAGCCGCTTGCGAACCTGATACCGATCGTTGAAATTCCGCTGTCGCGCAGCCAGGGGCAAACCACGGGCACGATCAACCCCGGCGTCATCTGGATCAACCGTTATGGGCAATTCGGCATCGAGGCGCAAATCCCCGTGAATCACGCAAGCGGTTCGCATGTCGGCGTGCTGGTGCAGGCGCATCTGTTCTTCGACGACATCGCGCCCACGACCATCGGCAAACCGCTTTTCCCGTAACGAGGACACCATCATGAACACGACACGACTCGTGGCGGCGCTCGCGCTGTCACTCATGCTGACGCCGCTCGCGGCGCTGGCCCATGTGTTTCCGCAGAAGCAGGAGCCCGGCGCGGGCGCGACCGTCGAAGCGCCTGCCAGGGTGACCATCACCTTCGATGGCCCGCTCGAGCCCGCCTTCAGTTCCTTGACCGTCACGGATGCGGCGGGCAAGCAGGTGAGCACCGCGAAATCGGCGGTCGATGCGCAGCAGCCGAGCGTCGCGTCCGTCGCGCTGCCCGCGCTGGCCGCAGGGAAATACACGGTGCATTGGGTCGCGGTGGCATCGGACGGTCATCGCACGCACGGCGACTACTCGTTCAATGTGAAGTGACGCGTGCAGTAACAGCGGGTGCCGAACCCCACGTCCGCTCTGCTGCATCGCGATTAAAAATGTCGTAAAAAATGGGCCGAATGCGCGACGCGCGGCGTCATGGAACTGGACATGACGCCGCGTTGCACGAGGCCGTGCTACTGTCGCAAACAGCCGTTGCAAACGACCATTGAAACAACGATTGCAAGCGGCTGGCCTGCACGTCGCTTTGACCGTTCAACCCCGCTATGGAGTGTGCGTGAACAATCCGCTGATTTTTGGCTTTGCGCTCGTCGCAGTCGATGTCGTGATCTGGCGTTGCACCACACCCAAAAACGAAGTGGCGCGGCTGCTGGTGCGCCTGTGCATTTACGCGGCGTTCAGCGCGCTGCTATTCGGCTCGGGCCTGAGTCCGTTCTCGCAAGCGCCCTACGAGGACTCGAAGCCGTTGCACGTGCTTGGCCAGGTGCTGGAAATCATCTGGTGGCTGATGGGTGCGCGCTTGCTGAGCCTGGCGCTCGACACGCTGCTGTTGCCGCAGACCTGGCGCCGTCAACGGCTCTTCTCCGACGTGTTCGGCGCGGTGGTGTTTCTCGCGGCGGTCGTCGCGGCGCTCGGCTTCGTGCTCGAGCTGCCGGTGCGCGGGCTGGTGGCGACATCGGGCGCGCTTGCCATCGTGCTTGGCCTCGCGATCCAGAGCACGCTCAGCGACGTGTTCGCCGGCATCGTGATCAACACGACCGAGCCGTATCACATCGGCAACTGGGTGATCATCGACGGCGTCGAGGGCAAGGTGCTGGAGATGAACTGGCGCGCGACGCATCTGCTGACCTCGCAAGGCAATATCGTGATCGTGCCGAATGCTGTCGCGGCGAAGGCGAAGATCACGAACAACAGCCGCCCGTCGGCGCTGCACGGCGTGACCCTGATGCTGGAAATCACGCCCGAAGCACGCCCGAGCGTGGTGCTGGCTGCGCTCGAACGTGCGCTGGCGGGCGTGCGGGCGGTGATCGCCGATCCGGCGCCGTATGCGATCGTGAAGCGGACCAGCATCATGTCCGTCACGTACGAGGCGACTGCGTATGTCGACGACATGGGCAAGAAACTCGCCGTCACGAATGAGCTTTTTGACTTGTGTTACCGGCAGCTGCAGGCGGCGGGTGTCGAGTTGAAGCCGCTCGGGGTTGGGTATTCGCCTTCTTCGCCTTCGCTGGCGCAGCAGACCGATCCGCGCGTTGCGCTGCTGAGGCGCGTGGAGATATTCGCCGCGTTGACGGCGGAGGAGTTGCAGCGTCTCGCGCCTATGCTTTCACGTCGCTCGTATGAGCGCGGCGATACGGTGGTCACGCCGGACAAGGTGCTCGGCCATTTGACCATTGTCGATTCGGGTGTGCTTTCTGTTGTGGCTGAAGATGCGTCTGGGCCTGTCGAAGTGACTCGTCTTGGTCCTGGTGATGCGTTGGGCGAATTCGGTCTGCTGGCAGGCATGCCGGCGCGTGTGACGATCTCGGCGCTTACGTCGGCGACTGTTTATCAGTTGAAGAAGGAGGACTTGACGCCGCTGCTCAAGGATAAGCCCGATGTCGCCAGGGAGATGTGTCAGATGCTGTCGCGGAGGCAGGATACGTTGGGTAAGCTCGGGACGCCGACGCCTGTTGCTCAGTCGGAGCAGTCGATTTTTCAATGGCTGCTGGATGGGATGAAGAAGTTGCATGATCTGACGTTTTGAGGTTTTTTTGTCTGCGACGCTGGATGGTGGTTTGGGCTTTGTGCTGGCATCCGTGTTTGCGTTTTCTCGGCGCGGGCGGGTTTGGTGTGCCGGTCTTTTCGCTGGCATCCGCGTTTTGTTAGCGTGCTTCAAGCGTCGCCCCTGTGCGGGGCGGCACCTACTTTTCTTTGCCGCCGCAAAGAAAAGTAGGCAAAAGAAAGCGGCTCACACCGCCAGCTCGTGCTCTTGTCCACGGGCCCCCAACGGCCCCACGCTTCACACGGCAACATCTTTGTTTGCGTGCGTTGCCAACGCTTCGAATGAGCGCCTCACCCGCTTCGAATACCCGTGCACGGGCAGGCGGCAGCGAATGGTTTGCGCCGCCCAGGTGGCAAACTGTGTGTAGGTTGTCGCGTCGTATAACCTTGCGCTCTTACAGGGTGGAACGCGTGCGCTATCGGTCCGGAGTGAGGCATGTGAGGCACTATGGCCTACACACAGTTTGCCACCTGGGCGGCGGTGGACTATCTGGCACGGCAGACTGTAATGCAGGTGCGTGAAGTAGGTGAGACGCACAGCAAGAGCGCTGGCAACGAACATCAGTCACGTGATTGCCGTGTGAAGCGTAAGACCCTTTGGGGGCCCTCAGGCAGGGAGAAATGTTGGCGGTGTGAGCCGCTTTCTTTTGCCTACTTTTCTTTGCGGCGGCAAAGAAAAGTAGGTGCCGCCCCGCACAGGGGCGACGCTTGAAGCACGAAGGCATAGCGCGGATGCCAGCGAAAAGGCTAGAACAACCAAACCGGATGCCAGCACAAAGCACAAAACCCAAACCACCAACCAGCGTCGCAGACAAAAAAAAGCAAACACCTTAAGGACCCAAATGCCGCCCCCGGCCCCCCGCCCCGCCCTCGAATGCCGCTCACTGAGCAAAGCCTACGCAACAACCCGCGTAGTCCTCGCCAACTTGGACTTCAAACTGGAGGCAGGCGAATTCATCGCCATCATGGGCGACTCAGGCGTAGGCAAATCAACGCTACTAAACCTGATAGCGGGCCTGGACCGCGCCGACAGCGGTGAGGTGCTAATCGACGGCACGCCCGTCTCA
The Paraburkholderia hospita DNA segment above includes these coding regions:
- a CDS encoding DUF2946 domain-containing protein, which codes for MASRFHRKIGCILGLLAILMAALAPTVSQAIAASRGAYDPAAALCSAQTASPADTQEDDTGNTHTLASHWHACGYCSLLAHIPVLPASPSTFALTVAAITQRVAVRFESVALVTPFESAQPRAPPVHL
- a CDS encoding DUF1428 domain-containing protein, whose translation is MNYVDGFVVAVKAENREVYRKHAETAAGVFKEYGALNVVECWGDDVPEGKLTSFPLAVKREPDEVVVFSWVVWPSRAKRDEGMSKVMADPRLQPDVMTMPFDGKRLIYGGFEVIVDV
- a CDS encoding mechanosensitive ion channel family protein, whose translation is MNNPLIFGFALVAVDVVIWRCTTPKNEVARLLVRLCIYAAFSALLFGSGLSPFSQAPYEDSKPLHVLGQVLEIIWWLMGARLLSLALDTLLLPQTWRRQRLFSDVFGAVVFLAAVVAALGFVLELPVRGLVATSGALAIVLGLAIQSTLSDVFAGIVINTTEPYHIGNWVIIDGVEGKVLEMNWRATHLLTSQGNIVIVPNAVAAKAKITNNSRPSALHGVTLMLEITPEARPSVVLAALERALAGVRAVIADPAPYAIVKRTSIMSVTYEATAYVDDMGKKLAVTNELFDLCYRQLQAAGVELKPLGVGYSPSSPSLAQQTDPRVALLRRVEIFAALTAEELQRLAPMLSRRSYERGDTVVTPDKVLGHLTIVDSGVLSVVAEDASGPVEVTRLGPGDALGEFGLLAGMPARVTISALTSATVYQLKKEDLTPLLKDKPDVAREMCQMLSRRQDTLGKLGTPTPVAQSEQSIFQWLLDGMKKLHDLTF
- a CDS encoding copper resistance CopC family protein, which produces MNTTRLVAALALSLMLTPLAALAHVFPQKQEPGAGATVEAPARVTITFDGPLEPAFSSLTVTDAAGKQVSTAKSAVDAQQPSVASVALPALAAGKYTVHWVAVASDGHRTHGDYSFNVK